The following are encoded in a window of Geobacter metallireducens GS-15 genomic DNA:
- a CDS encoding peptidoglycan-binding protein, whose protein sequence is MYREKSKYSKLEGPLSNVNLNLTSARNQILFSILGKPRIDGMYGEKDGPLNNPQLEKLMVRGVDVGPFKVNGLGLAVESLKTVMADISKQHKDIYDRLSQEGMLVVRYQRPTAKKPIGCPNRPISNHSWGTAIDLKIDGLLDGRGDNKSQHALNVIAPIFNKYKWYWGGTFPTEDSMHFEVSKEKLLEWHNAGLLGPISKRLPEAKIPETTRPASTSSSSRHRSMFDWLQKGDRGPKVVQLQKALKSRGYNLKSDGVFGKKTETALQDFQRKQGLPDNGIVGPKAAAYLLFF, encoded by the coding sequence ATGTATAGAGAAAAATCCAAGTATTCCAAGCTTGAAGGCCCTCTTTCTAATGTCAACTTAAATCTAACCAGCGCAAGAAATCAAATTTTATTTAGTATACTCGGTAAACCAAGAATTGATGGGATGTACGGAGAGAAAGATGGGCCGCTAAACAACCCTCAATTAGAAAAATTAATGGTGAGAGGCGTTGACGTCGGGCCATTCAAGGTCAATGGACTTGGTCTTGCGGTTGAAAGCCTAAAAACTGTAATGGCTGATATTAGTAAACAACACAAAGACATTTATGACAGATTGAGCCAAGAAGGAATGCTTGTTGTACGCTACCAAAGGCCGACGGCAAAAAAACCAATTGGTTGTCCGAATAGGCCTATAAGCAACCACTCATGGGGCACAGCAATAGACCTTAAGATTGATGGTTTGCTTGATGGTCGAGGTGATAATAAAAGTCAGCATGCGTTGAATGTAATAGCTCCGATTTTCAATAAGTACAAATGGTACTGGGGTGGAACATTTCCGACAGAAGACTCCATGCACTTCGAAGTCAGCAAAGAAAAGCTCCTCGAATGGCACAATGCCGGCTTGTTAGGACCGATTTCAAAACGCCTGCCAGAGGCCAAAATCCCCGAGACAACAAGGCCAGCAAGCACAAGCTCTTCTTCACGCCATCGTTCGATGTTTGATTGGTTGCAGAAGGGCGACAGGGGGCCAAAAGTAGTTCAACTGCAGAAAGCCTTAAAGTCCCGTGGCTACAACCTCAAATCCGACGGAGTTTTCGGGAAGAAAACAGAAACAGCTCTTCAGGACTTTCAACGCAAACAAGGGCTCCCCGACAATGGTATTGTCGGCCCCAAAGCAGCTGCCTATCTGTTGTTTTTCTGA
- a CDS encoding nuclear transport factor 2 family protein gives MRFIGNLITVISVLFLATTSFGADISESDVKIFLNDWLAAQNKGSYPDYAALYSESFVGIKRSGKSMRKFDHDSWLKDRKTMFKKKMLVAANSPEITISGTTALVKFEQTWESGTYKDKGYKVLDLSLEDEKLKIVREEMLFSIVDTKFSSAFTRFNKDCKNKFSDIEEGQDMPIICNGPYKYKIEINYSACCEYVQVSDNKNFVLDLPAQIISTVTNRVLEWRLANGKPFAVILKLDKYKGDLALDAKKVKEVLLIKGLKKFEDINYEVDIKGQSNPNLEARSLADQSYMRLLQK, from the coding sequence ATGAGATTTATAGGCAATCTAATAACGGTTATCAGTGTTTTATTTTTGGCAACAACGTCTTTTGGCGCTGACATCAGCGAATCGGACGTGAAAATATTCCTGAACGACTGGCTGGCCGCTCAGAACAAAGGTTCATATCCTGACTATGCCGCTCTCTATTCAGAGAGTTTTGTAGGCATTAAGCGATCAGGGAAAAGTATGCGCAAGTTTGACCATGATTCCTGGCTTAAAGATAGAAAAACGATGTTCAAGAAAAAAATGTTGGTTGCAGCAAATTCCCCGGAAATCACGATTTCCGGAACGACAGCATTGGTAAAGTTTGAGCAGACGTGGGAATCAGGCACTTATAAAGACAAAGGCTATAAAGTGCTTGATTTGTCATTGGAGGACGAAAAGCTAAAAATAGTTCGGGAAGAGATGCTGTTTTCAATAGTAGATACTAAATTTTCAAGTGCGTTCACTAGGTTTAATAAAGATTGTAAGAATAAATTTAGCGACATTGAAGAGGGTCAAGACATGCCAATTATATGTAATGGTCCTTATAAATACAAAATAGAGATTAACTATAGCGCCTGTTGTGAGTATGTCCAGGTTTCAGATAATAAAAATTTTGTTTTGGATTTACCGGCTCAAATTATTTCTACTGTCACAAATAGAGTGTTGGAGTGGAGATTGGCAAACGGGAAACCGTTTGCAGTTATATTGAAATTGGATAAATACAAGGGAGACCTAGCGCTTGATGCAAAAAAAGTCAAAGAAGTATTGTTGATTAAAGGGCTTAAAAAATTCGAAGACATTAATTACGAGGTTGACATAAAGGGGCAATCAAATCCCAACCTAGAAGCTAGGAGTTTAGCAGATCAGAGTTACATGCGATTGTTACAAAAATAG
- the tssI gene encoding type VI secretion system tip protein VgrG codes for MSLPYSVSVAFATPYGIESFDDIIGSEALLTIINKDLLAGGEDRYFHGIVRRLERIGSSSNNYCLYEAEIVPAVFQLSLRKNSRIFQNTMTQDIVKQLLEESGITSDRYRFALQNKERLRKFCVQYRETDLDFVTRLLEEEGMFYFFEHYSDKHVLVISDSSVVHVPINGNPSITFNSNGGMVAETESIYGFTSSQRMTSEVFVHRNFNFKNPSVDMTAKASDSQESKREIYEYPALHVTQERGSALARAHREGLKTMQKQGHGQSSSCRLTPGYNFALIGHDSASLNIEYLIVDVSHSGTQPQSLEEMSQGPFSYGNSFTVIPATTPFRPTATRQKPIVKGIQTAIVVGPKGEEIYADEYGRIKVQFHWDREGRRDEKSSCWLRIGQTWSGNGWGMINIPRIGDEVLVDFIDGDPDRPIIVGSVNNAESPALFSLPANKTQSGIRTRSYPNGGRDNYHELRFEDKKGSEEIYLQSEKDWNILVKNDKTQNVEHDEALHVANNRLKTVGVDQMVQVGANHTEIIGANKSISVGSNKTETVGLNSAETVGLAKELTIGGLYQVSVGGVMNETVIGAKAEEVGVTKAVLVGAHMTEKVAGNRSLTVGQNLSATVSQNTTVKAKAIVLEADDEIIFKTGSSTISLKSSGEIVVTGATITEKASGEIVIKGARTSVN; via the coding sequence ATGTCCTTGCCATACTCGGTAAGCGTTGCCTTTGCCACTCCATACGGAATTGAATCCTTCGACGACATAATCGGTAGCGAAGCCCTGCTGACAATTATCAACAAAGACTTGCTTGCCGGAGGAGAGGATCGCTACTTTCACGGGATTGTCAGACGACTTGAGCGTATTGGCTCAAGTAGCAACAATTATTGCCTCTATGAAGCCGAGATCGTTCCGGCTGTTTTTCAGCTCTCCCTGCGCAAAAACTCCAGAATTTTCCAGAACACTATGACCCAGGACATCGTCAAACAGCTTCTGGAGGAAAGTGGTATCACCTCGGACAGATACCGCTTTGCCCTCCAAAACAAGGAGCGGTTGCGGAAATTTTGCGTTCAATACAGGGAGACGGATCTCGATTTTGTAACTCGACTTCTCGAAGAAGAAGGGATGTTTTACTTTTTCGAGCATTATTCCGATAAGCATGTTCTTGTTATAAGTGACAGCAGTGTTGTCCACGTTCCAATCAACGGTAATCCTTCGATTACCTTCAACTCAAACGGCGGCATGGTTGCTGAGACAGAAAGCATCTATGGCTTTACCTCGTCCCAAAGGATGACATCAGAGGTATTCGTTCATCGGAACTTTAATTTCAAGAATCCTTCAGTTGACATGACCGCGAAAGCATCCGACTCGCAGGAGTCAAAACGGGAAATTTATGAGTATCCCGCTCTCCATGTTACGCAAGAGAGGGGTAGCGCACTTGCCAGAGCCCACAGGGAAGGACTCAAGACAATGCAGAAGCAGGGTCATGGCCAGAGTTCGTCCTGTCGACTGACGCCAGGGTACAACTTTGCTCTCATTGGCCACGATTCAGCGAGCCTGAACATTGAATATCTCATTGTGGACGTTTCTCATTCGGGCACTCAACCCCAGTCGCTCGAGGAGATGTCCCAAGGGCCTTTCTCGTACGGCAACAGTTTTACTGTCATTCCGGCAACAACCCCGTTCCGCCCCACTGCCACTCGACAAAAGCCCATAGTAAAAGGGATTCAGACCGCTATCGTGGTTGGTCCCAAGGGCGAAGAGATCTACGCCGATGAGTATGGTCGGATAAAGGTTCAGTTCCATTGGGACAGGGAAGGCCGCCGTGACGAGAAGAGTTCCTGCTGGCTCCGCATAGGGCAGACTTGGAGTGGAAACGGTTGGGGCATGATTAACATCCCCCGGATTGGAGACGAGGTACTGGTCGACTTTATCGATGGAGATCCGGATCGTCCCATTATCGTCGGCAGCGTCAACAACGCCGAATCTCCCGCACTCTTTTCCCTCCCCGCCAACAAAACCCAAAGCGGCATCCGTACCCGCAGCTATCCCAACGGCGGCCGCGACAACTACCACGAACTTCGCTTCGAAGACAAAAAGGGTAGCGAGGAGATCTACCTTCAGAGTGAGAAGGACTGGAACATCCTGGTTAAGAACGACAAGACCCAGAATGTTGAACACGACGAGGCTCTACATGTGGCAAACAACCGGCTGAAGACCGTCGGAGTTGACCAGATGGTGCAGGTGGGAGCCAACCACACCGAAATCATCGGTGCCAATAAGAGTATTTCCGTCGGCTCAAACAAGACCGAGACGGTGGGGCTCAACTCTGCGGAAACGGTTGGGCTTGCCAAGGAGCTGACCATCGGCGGACTTTATCAGGTCAGCGTCGGTGGGGTCATGAACGAGACCGTCATCGGCGCCAAGGCCGAGGAAGTGGGGGTGACCAAGGCGGTGCTGGTCGGCGCTCACATGACCGAGAAGGTGGCCGGGAACCGCTCGCTCACCGTGGGGCAGAACCTCTCGGCAACGGTCAGCCAGAACACCACCGTGAAGGCCAAGGCGATAGTTCTGGAAGCCGATGACGAGATCATCTTCAAGACGGGCAGCTCTACCATCTCCCTGAAATCCAGCGGCGAGATTGTCGTTACGGGAGCGACCATAACCGAGAAAGCCAGCGGTGAAATCGTTATAAAGGGTGCCAGGACTTCGGTGAATTGA
- a CDS encoding DUF4150 domain-containing protein: MSATVIVNGQTVVHKDSGGVLTTGPDVCLTPMGPSVVPIPYTNIAVSADTSQGSTSVAMDSNPIMLKGSVFSKSTGDEPGKVGGVSSGITKGKAKFVNYSSDVFADGKPVCRRLDPMVSNLSAAGNTPPAPLQQGNARARGKQAQGHLLSVALVFEHPDVVTGRTTQPLVDLKYSLNGPKTITVAKSEPYTGIQEYVPQGGYALEFDRNDLKEKLTERSVSEKQSSKGAAFRNHKTS; the protein is encoded by the coding sequence ATGTCGGCAACCGTAATCGTCAATGGTCAGACCGTCGTCCACAAAGACAGCGGGGGCGTGCTCACCACTGGCCCCGATGTCTGCCTTACCCCCATGGGGCCTTCGGTAGTGCCGATTCCCTACACCAATATCGCGGTTTCCGCCGATACCAGCCAGGGGAGTACCAGCGTTGCCATGGACAGCAACCCCATCATGCTCAAGGGGTCGGTTTTCTCCAAAAGTACCGGCGACGAACCGGGGAAGGTCGGCGGTGTTTCCTCCGGGATTACCAAAGGGAAGGCCAAGTTTGTCAACTATTCCAGTGATGTCTTTGCCGATGGGAAGCCGGTCTGCCGACGGCTTGACCCCATGGTGAGCAACCTCTCGGCTGCGGGAAACACCCCACCCGCGCCACTGCAGCAGGGAAATGCGAGGGCACGGGGCAAGCAGGCGCAAGGCCATCTCTTGTCGGTCGCCTTGGTGTTTGAACACCCCGATGTGGTCACGGGCCGGACGACCCAGCCGCTCGTCGATCTCAAATACTCATTGAACGGCCCCAAAACGATCACTGTAGCTAAGAGCGAACCCTACACTGGAATCCAGGAATACGTCCCGCAGGGTGGGTACGCCCTTGAATTTGACCGCAATGACCTCAAAGAGAAACTCACGGAAAGGTCAGTCAGTGAAAAACAATCATCCAAAGGGGCTGCGTTCAGGAATCACAAGACGAGCTGA
- a CDS encoding T6SS immunity protein Tli4 family protein translates to MKTVFRRALLVITATILTVSFTACKGSAGNGSDHKEPGKGAQKGMNTYNIGRFSIDVPTEMKEAGRTHEFRYAEIEEFLWPKNVDREEARKEAWARRIAEINSNRPPRGIKKIIVETKESLSVGKWSKGVLYYGNDMSSKDGFWMIMADYGQVGAIFIIKGLIEYEEPMFDDLLEIARNYEPMKQDKVDSFHTAYGNITLPYLEQESSYVRFEGHPLDLMLEIEMTETNNVEESGPVERLAAAISTNFAPTVDVKKIRARKKNVAGLEGEELVVRLTDGGESELHFGWEYAGKQDSGEYPLIQIEMESPDGRVEEKLKVWDAILGSMKSLYKGK, encoded by the coding sequence ATGAAAACTGTATTCAGAAGAGCACTGCTTGTCATAACTGCAACTATACTAACCGTTTCCTTTACCGCGTGCAAAGGGAGCGCTGGAAACGGATCAGATCACAAAGAACCCGGGAAAGGAGCACAAAAGGGGATGAATACCTATAACATCGGACGGTTCTCCATTGATGTGCCGACAGAAATGAAAGAGGCGGGGCGAACCCATGAGTTCCGGTACGCGGAAATCGAGGAGTTTCTCTGGCCGAAGAACGTAGACAGGGAAGAGGCGCGCAAGGAAGCCTGGGCAAGGAGAATTGCGGAAATAAACAGCAATAGACCCCCGCGTGGAATAAAGAAAATCATTGTTGAAACCAAGGAAAGTCTGTCGGTAGGCAAGTGGTCCAAAGGAGTCTTGTATTACGGGAATGACATGAGTAGCAAAGACGGTTTCTGGATGATAATGGCAGATTATGGCCAAGTTGGCGCAATATTTATAATCAAAGGACTAATTGAATACGAGGAACCAATGTTTGATGACTTGCTCGAAATTGCCAGAAACTACGAGCCAATGAAACAAGATAAAGTCGATTCTTTTCATACTGCTTATGGAAACATAACACTTCCCTACCTCGAACAGGAATCCAGCTATGTTCGATTTGAAGGGCATCCTTTGGATTTGATGCTAGAAATAGAAATGACTGAAACCAATAATGTCGAAGAGTCAGGCCCTGTTGAGCGACTTGCTGCTGCAATATCAACAAACTTTGCACCGACGGTGGATGTAAAAAAAATTCGTGCCCGTAAGAAAAATGTGGCTGGACTTGAAGGGGAAGAGCTTGTCGTGAGGTTGACTGACGGCGGAGAATCGGAGTTACATTTCGGATGGGAATATGCCGGAAAACAAGACTCCGGGGAATACCCTCTGATTCAAATCGAGATGGAAAGTCCCGATGGGAGGGTTGAAGAGAAGTTGAAAGTTTGGGATGCGATTCTTGGCTCCATGAAATCGCTTTACAAAGGTAAGTAA
- a CDS encoding DUF2169 family type VI secretion system accessory protein: MDLLNSTPLIASHNILTDRNGAETLLVVVKGTWRIGRNGALSIAGEQVPIQLEPRYLGDPAASSLIYDTDLILEKPGTDCILLGYAWAPKVGVGSVDVTFGVGPLRKTVRVFGERIWMKCLGMVSMSKPAPFEKIPLVWERAFGGSDTSWPEPKEHEFCLENPVGTGLLARKTKLEIDGLRLPNLEDPAHLIKKPTDRPKPVGFGPIPPHWFPRAGYAGTYDDQWRKYVSPLPPDDLDPRFYLAAAPGLTTARHLAGTEQVLVENASRAGRLQFQLPGGTPSVSVQIRAAVLELEMRLGTVIVEPDEERLVLVWRGHQNVHGKIHDVYGVRVGYGGL; this comes from the coding sequence ATGGACCTTCTCAATTCCACCCCCCTCATCGCCTCCCACAACATCCTTACCGACCGCAACGGCGCTGAAACCCTCCTCGTCGTCGTCAAGGGAACCTGGCGCATCGGGAGGAATGGGGCACTCTCGATAGCTGGCGAGCAGGTGCCCATTCAACTTGAGCCACGCTACCTCGGCGATCCCGCGGCATCGAGCCTCATCTACGATACGGACCTGATTCTGGAAAAGCCGGGCACCGACTGCATCCTTCTCGGTTACGCCTGGGCGCCTAAGGTCGGAGTTGGCTCTGTGGACGTCACCTTCGGGGTGGGGCCATTGCGAAAGACTGTGCGGGTCTTCGGTGAGCGGATCTGGATGAAGTGCCTGGGAATGGTCTCGATGTCAAAACCGGCGCCGTTCGAGAAGATTCCCCTCGTCTGGGAGCGGGCCTTTGGAGGGTCGGACACAAGCTGGCCCGAGCCGAAGGAGCACGAGTTCTGCTTGGAGAATCCGGTGGGGACGGGCCTTCTGGCACGAAAGACGAAGCTGGAGATCGACGGCTTGCGGCTGCCTAATCTGGAGGACCCGGCCCATCTCATCAAAAAGCCAACGGATCGTCCCAAACCGGTGGGGTTCGGACCGATCCCGCCCCATTGGTTCCCGCGGGCTGGTTATGCCGGCACCTATGACGACCAGTGGCGAAAGTATGTAAGCCCTCTGCCGCCTGACGACCTGGACCCGCGCTTCTATTTGGCCGCTGCGCCCGGTCTGACAACGGCCCGGCATCTTGCGGGCACGGAGCAGGTGCTTGTGGAAAACGCTTCCCGGGCCGGAAGGCTTCAGTTTCAGCTGCCTGGAGGAACGCCGAGCGTCTCGGTGCAGATCAGAGCGGCGGTCCTGGAACTGGAGATGCGGCTGGGCACGGTTATCGTCGAGCCGGATGAGGAACGGCTTGTCCTCGTCTGGCGCGGCCATCAGAACGTTCACGGAAAAATCCATGACGTGTACGGTGTCCGTGTCGGTTATGGTGGCCTGTAA
- a CDS encoding 3-oxoacyl-ACP synthase, with protein MASQSRNQPDKTVTDRVVITGIGTVTSLGCSQWSTALALRFRKSSWCEHETVLVADDPYGAVLRGATISRIPEEIISPELDGAERAEALFHPALKECMAGLSIAEQKRLVCRIDNFIDYEQHLFPSLLQEAFPGLSLEHGQKPIELGRCSLFERIIQAGGELLAGNAERILVGCVDSLCATSWLMSVCDEDVLKDSLTPEGIIAGEAAGAVLLEREAAARRRNAPVLAILSSWGRGTEPNLWHGPIPSTGRGLTDAFLEAISPHGDGGKGVVTVIADLNGDRHRALDWAYTEGRIFIDGDREPELRHPAFIAGDCGKATGALLLADALGRFAFHPGFRGTLALSTSDESGARRVICLEHGDHEERKGFIEQLRAQLAG; from the coding sequence ATGGCGTCCCAGTCCCGCAACCAACCAGACAAAACGGTTACGGATCGTGTCGTCATAACCGGCATTGGAACTGTAACCTCCCTTGGCTGCTCCCAATGGAGCACAGCCCTCGCATTGCGTTTCAGGAAAAGCTCCTGGTGCGAGCACGAAACGGTGCTCGTGGCCGACGATCCGTACGGTGCCGTACTTCGTGGGGCAACTATCAGTCGCATCCCGGAAGAAATCATCTCTCCTGAACTGGACGGCGCCGAGCGAGCCGAGGCTCTATTTCATCCTGCATTGAAAGAGTGCATGGCCGGGCTTTCAATCGCCGAGCAAAAACGACTTGTCTGCCGGATTGATAATTTTATCGATTATGAGCAGCATCTTTTCCCTTCTCTCTTGCAGGAGGCATTCCCCGGCCTCTCCCTTGAGCATGGCCAGAAGCCGATCGAGCTTGGCCGCTGCTCGCTTTTTGAACGGATCATCCAGGCCGGAGGTGAGCTTTTGGCGGGAAATGCTGAGCGTATTCTGGTCGGATGTGTCGATTCCCTCTGCGCTACTTCCTGGCTCATGTCAGTTTGTGATGAGGATGTGTTGAAAGACTCATTGACTCCCGAAGGGATCATTGCCGGAGAAGCGGCGGGAGCTGTTCTACTTGAACGGGAAGCCGCCGCGCGGCGGCGCAATGCGCCGGTTCTGGCCATTCTTTCGTCATGGGGACGGGGGACGGAGCCCAATCTGTGGCACGGTCCCATTCCCTCTACCGGGCGGGGACTCACCGACGCATTCCTTGAAGCGATTTCTCCTCACGGGGATGGAGGAAAAGGTGTCGTAACGGTCATCGCCGACCTTAACGGTGACCGGCACCGTGCCCTTGACTGGGCCTACACCGAGGGGCGGATTTTTATCGATGGTGATCGGGAGCCGGAACTGCGGCATCCCGCTTTCATCGCCGGGGATTGCGGCAAGGCCACGGGAGCGCTTCTCCTTGCCGACGCCTTGGGGCGTTTCGCCTTCCATCCAGGGTTTCGGGGGACCCTTGCCCTCAGCACCTCCGATGAATCGGGCGCCAGACGGGTCATCTGCCTGGAGCACGGTGACCACGAAGAACGGAAGGGCTTTATTGAACAGCTCCGTGCTCAACTTGCCGGTTAA
- a CDS encoding esterase/lipase family protein, which translates to MSTTLKVNHEELVRPISELKTDARQRIAFDRKVIPIIFIPGIMGSRLKNRFNKRIWDPDRPGWMLWKYGIFKAATAQTKKAMLVGKEFSPEYLRVINDDGRHNKKYFAHQYDTHRADRGWGGVLWSSYGTIIKELQTRQWDRTVNLFAEFPVHAFGYNWTASNRLAGERLAGYIDAVITKYRGMGRQCEKVILVTHSMGGLVARAACKLSGADNKVLGVIHGVQPANGSPAGYWRMKGGFERPHTIPETDPMHWLKTPKRAAAHKWNTLVTKGVEFAPGISFGKGNITAWVLGTDGREVTALLGNMPGGLQLLPNKRYRDNHGCAQWLVLRDESGKRRNLPKSDPYKEIYRAKDVYWRLVNPEWLNPGEKVKSNKKYRSKTSWINYGEYLTEAESFHDALGGKVHPNTYQFYSTGIASPDRVVFTRMRDTLRSKGKRIIDMVKGDLLGKGVGAAVDAARGELTKPVAGAAKTTLAKPFAGGSLTEYVLHPSKLVTAAKGLAGAAKQVPGAMAEAAKGLPNALPRIASGMPKAIGINAAKKAATTAIGLVVRDDKRFIDRGGYRDKVDESDLLVFKENGSPAEVAFLITLETPDGAGDGTVPESSAKALKLGANRTFAIGDVDGNEGKFVEKKAPRTKPQIPPDFDEGWFDRGHEPIYKTRSATHITVTAIENMVRELGRKALGLH; encoded by the coding sequence ATGTCAACAACCCTTAAGGTCAATCATGAGGAGTTAGTGCGACCGATTTCAGAGCTGAAAACTGATGCACGGCAGCGCATTGCTTTTGATCGCAAGGTCATTCCTATTATTTTCATCCCTGGCATCATGGGGAGCAGGCTAAAAAATCGTTTCAACAAAAGGATATGGGACCCTGACAGACCTGGTTGGATGCTTTGGAAATATGGAATATTCAAGGCTGCCACGGCTCAAACAAAAAAGGCCATGCTTGTTGGAAAGGAATTCTCTCCTGAATATCTGAGAGTAATCAATGACGATGGCAGACATAACAAAAAGTATTTTGCACACCAGTACGACACCCATCGGGCCGACCGCGGTTGGGGAGGGGTGTTGTGGAGCAGTTACGGGACGATCATCAAGGAACTGCAGACGCGCCAGTGGGACCGGACCGTAAACCTTTTTGCCGAATTTCCGGTTCATGCTTTTGGCTACAACTGGACTGCTTCCAACCGGCTGGCCGGTGAAAGGCTCGCCGGCTACATCGATGCCGTGATAACCAAATATCGCGGCATGGGGCGTCAGTGTGAAAAAGTAATCCTCGTCACCCACTCCATGGGGGGCCTTGTAGCTCGGGCCGCCTGCAAACTAAGCGGCGCCGACAATAAGGTTCTCGGTGTCATTCACGGCGTGCAGCCGGCCAACGGTTCACCGGCCGGCTATTGGCGGATGAAGGGGGGCTTCGAGCGGCCCCACACGATTCCCGAAACCGATCCGATGCACTGGTTGAAAACGCCCAAGCGCGCTGCAGCTCACAAATGGAACACCCTGGTTACCAAGGGAGTTGAGTTCGCCCCTGGAATCAGTTTCGGCAAGGGCAATATAACCGCATGGGTGCTCGGCACGGATGGGCGGGAAGTGACGGCACTACTCGGCAATATGCCCGGAGGCTTGCAGTTGCTGCCCAACAAGCGTTATCGAGATAATCACGGCTGTGCCCAGTGGCTGGTGCTCAGAGACGAATCGGGAAAGCGTCGGAATCTCCCGAAGTCGGACCCATACAAGGAAATTTACCGAGCGAAAGATGTCTATTGGCGTCTTGTCAATCCGGAGTGGCTAAATCCTGGAGAGAAAGTCAAATCAAACAAAAAATACCGCAGTAAGACTTCCTGGATTAATTATGGTGAATATCTAACAGAGGCCGAATCCTTCCACGACGCCCTTGGCGGCAAGGTCCATCCCAACACCTACCAGTTTTACTCCACCGGAATAGCCAGCCCTGATCGGGTGGTATTCACCCGGATGCGGGATACCCTGAGAAGCAAGGGAAAACGAATCATCGACATGGTTAAGGGAGATCTGCTCGGCAAGGGCGTCGGTGCGGCGGTCGATGCGGCCAGGGGAGAACTGACCAAGCCTGTGGCCGGCGCCGCCAAAACAACGCTGGCAAAGCCGTTTGCCGGTGGATCCTTGACAGAGTACGTACTGCACCCGAGCAAACTGGTGACCGCCGCGAAGGGACTTGCCGGCGCGGCAAAACAGGTGCCGGGCGCCATGGCCGAAGCGGCGAAGGGCCTTCCCAACGCATTGCCCCGGATAGCCTCCGGCATGCCGAAAGCCATCGGCATCAATGCCGCCAAGAAGGCTGCCACTACCGCTATCGGTTTGGTGGTTCGTGATGATAAGCGGTTCATCGATCGCGGCGGTTACCGCGACAAAGTCGATGAATCCGATCTCCTGGTGTTCAAGGAAAACGGTTCTCCGGCGGAGGTTGCATTCCTCATTACCCTGGAAACCCCGGATGGTGCCGGCGACGGAACCGTCCCCGAGTCATCGGCGAAAGCACTCAAACTTGGAGCCAACAGGACGTTTGCCATCGGTGACGTGGATGGCAATGAGGGGAAATTTGTCGAAAAGAAGGCCCCCCGCACAAAGCCCCAAATCCCGCCCGACTTCGATGAAGGGTGGTTTGACCGTGGACATGAACCAATCTACAAGACACGAAGCGCCACCCACATAACCGTTACCGCCATTGAAAACATGGTGCGAGAGTTGGGCCGGAAAGCGCTTGGCCTCCACTAA